Genomic DNA from Paenibacillus donghaensis:
CCTGTTTGCTGGATTCAAGCTGTGCTTTCAGGTCGGCTTTGTATTCTTCCAGCGTTTCGAACTCGCTGACGTCTTTGGCGAACTCATCGTCCAGCTCAGGAAGCTGTTTGCGTTTGATTTCGTGCAGTTTCACTTTGAAGATAGCGGCTTTGCCGGCCAGGTTCTCTGCATGGTAAGTTTCAGGGAAGGTTACTTCAACATCCTTGAAATCTCCGGTTGCCATTCCTACTACCTGCTCTTCGAAGCCAGGGATGAAGGAGTTGCTGCCCAGTTCCAGGGAATGACGTTCTGCTTGTCCGCCTTCGAACTGCACACCGTCTACCGTTCCGTCAAAATCAATCACAGCGATGTCGCCGTTAGCTGCTGCAGATTCTTCAACCACAACCAGCTCAGCGTGACGCTCCTGCAGACGGGCAAGCTCAGCACTCAGCTCTTCTTCAGTAACTTCAGCCTTCACTACTGGAACTTCCAGACCTTTGTACTCACCCAGTTTCACTTCAGGTTTAACCGTGATCTTCGCTTTGAAGACGAAGGGTTGGCCTTTGGCGAATTGCTCGATATCTACTTCAGGACGGTCTACCGGGAAAATTCCTGTTTCTTCAACTGCTTCACCGTAAACATCAGGAAGAAGGATGTCAATAGCGTCCTGATACAGGCTTTCTACACCAAAACGGGATTCAAAGATCGGACGGGGCACTTTGCCTTTACGGAAGCCAGGTACGATTGCTTTCTTAACGACTTTATTAAAAGCTTTGTCGAGTGCTGCGGTTACGCGTTCAGCTTCTACTTCGACTTCAAGAACTCCAAGGTTCTTCTCTATTTTTTCCCAGGTTGCCTTCATATTATACTTTTCCCTCCAAAATATAGGTTCACATGTGTACTAAAAATAATCACGCAATTCACGCACAGAATAACCATTATATTATATACAACATTATATTATTTATCAAGTAGAGAAGTCTTCACGAACCCTTTCAGCGATCGGTAGGCGGCTTCAAATTGAAAGCGCATGCCACCCGTTATCCCGTACATTCCACGCGTCTCTTCTTCAAGTCGGGTACCGTTCAGGCTCTCCGAGACCATCTGGTGCAGCGCCCCTGCCCAGATGTCCAGCAGCGCATATTCCCCATCCAGCAATTCCCGGTATTCCGCCGACCCGTAGATTGACATGATGAACTGCCCCCACAGCTCCTGGGCAAAATAATACAACGTAGGCTCATGCACCTCCGCCTGCTCGGCTACCCGCTCCAGTACCTGGCTCACCTGTACCGGGAATTCCTCACTCTTCAGCGGAACACTTTCGATTTCGATCTCCGCAGGCTGGCTGCCTCGATTCAGCTGCAGTGTTCCCTGCATGCCGCGGCGGCGCAGCGTCTGCAGCGCGCGGAACTGCAGCAGCGGATGTACCTGCGCCTCCTGCAGCCAGGTGGCCAGGGCTTCGTCAATGTCCGCGCCCTCTAGATACGCCAGCTGCTCAAGCGCGAGGATCGTTGCCTCGGACAGCGGCTCAGTCTGGATACGCTGCAGCAGCTTGTACGGATACTGTGCGTCCTCCTCCTGCTTGGACTTGGCCAGAATGCGGGCCATGTCCTCTTCGCGCAGGTCTTCATCTTCGCGCGGCGCGGCCCCTTCCGCATCCCCGTTGCGGGATACATAAGGGAAGGCGGTCTCCAGCCATTCCAGCAGGGACTGCCATTCGTCGTAGTTGCGTTGCTCCTGCCCTTGGCATTGCAGCAGGAAGCGCAGCAGCTCCATCGCCTCCCCGTAACGCTCGCTTTCGAGCATCACGGTCAGCTGAATCTGGTAATAATCCAGTGTCTTCGGGAACAGTACAATATTCTCTTTGGCCGGGGAACTCGAATTCTTGATAGGGGCACCTCCTTCATGCTTACTAGTTATGTAGTTCATGCTCGCCTTCGCAGGCTATCTTCCACTTCATCTGTTTACAGTTTTCCTTAAGTTATTAAAGTTTAAAAGGCTATCCGAAACGAATCAGAACTAAATTATAGCATACCCACTCGGTAACAAAAAAATAGTTTGAATTATCCCATTCTATATGATATGATAATTTTTGCTTGCTTTTGAGTCATTGAATATGTCCCGGTAGCTCAGCCGGATAGAGCATGCGCCTTCTAAGCGCACGGTCGGGGGTTCGAATCCCTCCCGGGACGTCACGAAACAGCCTTCCTTCGGGAAGGCTGTTTGTGCGTCTGGGGGATCAGAACCCCCGTGGTTCGTTGATGCATTCGCTTCGTTAGCTCTACTTCGCAATCTGCCCTTTGGGGCGGTATCCCGTTCCGGGACTTGGTGACAGCCTTCCTTCGGGAAGGCTGTTTGTGCGTCTGGAGGCGAGAACCCCCGTGCTTCGTTGATGCATCTCCTTCGTTAGCTCCACTTCGCAATCCGCCCTTTGGGGCGGTATCCCGTTCCGGGATGGGACGAGAACCCGTACACCAAAGTATCGATACGCTGCTCTCTCGCTCGAACCAAAGTAACAAAAGCCTGCAAAAGTGCAGGCTTTTCGCAGAAATTCTACGGATTAAGAAGAATACCTGCAATTGTGCAGGTATTTCAGACTTATTTTACTCCAAAGACGGTTTAGCCCGGATAAAGATGTACTTTTGCAGGTATTTGAGCATTGGCGGCGCTGGTGGCTACAAAAGATGTATTATCGCAGGTATTTCGCACCTGCCCCCTTACACCCCAGTTTCATCTGCCCTCGTACTTGCGGGTTTATAGTGCTGATGGGGGCGCGGTCGGGGACGAGAACCCGTACACCAAAGTATCGATACGCTGCTCTCTCGCTCGAACCAAAGTAACAAAAACCTGCAAATGTGCAGGCTTTTCGCAGAAATTCTACGGATTAAGAAGAATACCTGCGATTGTGCAGGTATTTCAGACAAATTTTACTCCAAAGATCGCTTTAGCCCGAATAAAGATGTACTTTTGCAGGTATTTGAGCATTGGCGGCGCTGGTGGCTACAAAAGATGTATTATCGCAGGTATTTCGCACCTGCCCCCTTACACCCCAGTTTCATCTGCCCTCGTACTTGCGGGTTTATAGTGCTGATGGGGGCGCGGTCGGGGACGAGAACCCGTACACCAAAGTATCGATACGCTGCCCTCTCGCTCGAACCAAAGTAACAAAAACCTGCAAAAGTGCAGGCTTTTCGCAGAAATTCTACGGATTAAGAAGAATACCTGCGATTGTGCAGGTATTTCAGACTTATTTTACTCCAAAGACGCTTTAGCCCGAATAAAGATGTACTTTTGCAGGTATTTGAGCATTTGTGGCGCTGGTGGCTACAAAAGATGTATTATCGCAGGTATTTCGCACACGCCCCCTTACACCCCAGTTTCATCTGCCCTCGTACTTGCGGGTTTATAGTGCTGATGGGGGCGGGTCTGGGGATGATAACCCGTACACCAAAGTATCGATACGCTGCCCTCTCGCTCGAACCAAAGTAACAAAAACCTGCAAAAGTGCAGGCTTTTCGCAGAAATTCTACGGATTAAGAAGAATACCTGCAATTGTGCAGGTATTTCAGACTTATTTTACTCCAAAGACGGTTTAGCCCGGATAAAGATGTACTTTTGCAGGTATTTGAGCATTGGCGGCGCTGGTGGCTACAAAAGATGTATTATCGCAGGTATTTCGCACACGGCCTACGCGTACACGTAGATTTGAAGTGCTGACGTGTGTGGGTGGGGCGTATGTATGTGTGTGTTGTGTGTGTTATGTGTGTAAGGGTGTTGCGTGTTGCGTGTTGCGTGTTGCGTGTTGCGTGTTGGGTGTTGGGTGATGGGTGATGTGTGATGTGTGTCTTGTGTCTTGTGTCTTGTGTCTTGTGTCTTGTGTCTTGTGTGTCTTGTGTGTGTGTATTGGTAGATGCGTTTATTCGTGCATACGTATATGTGTGCGTGTAGCTAGGCTGCTGAATGAACAGCTTTCAAGAAAGAATGGTCTGCTGCAACGGAAAATGCCTAGCTGCGGCAAGCCATCGCCCGGTTATAGCCTACTGTACAACTCAGGCAGCCTCTCCGAAGGAAGGCTGCCTGAACCAACAGTTAATCACAGCACAGTGAACTCACTTCGCTAGCTAATGCCCGCGCCGCCGGTTGCCCAGCCAGAGCGGGAAACGGAAAGCCGCGTTGATTAGCAGCACCACAAACACCAGCACGGCAGCTGACTTGTCGGCAATCTGGCGCGCGTCCTCCACAATCGCCTCGGACTGGACGTACCATAAATGTACGGCCAGCGTCTCGCCCGGCGAGAACAGGTTGAAATCCCACATTTCGCCCGAAGTGCTGAGTCCAGCGGTAAGTATAATAACCGCCGATTCCCCGAACGCACGTCCGGCCACCAGGCAGATCCCCGTAACAATGGCCGGCATGGCCACCGGAAGCACCACCTTACGGATCACATGGAACTTGGTCATGCCCAGCGCATAACCCGCTTCGCGAATATCGCCCGGAACGGCGCGGATCGACTCCTCGGTAACCCGGGCCAGCATCGGCAGATTAAGCAGCGCCAGACTGACGCCGCCGCCGAGGATTGTCAGCCCGACATCAAAATACTCGGCGAAAATCGCCAGTCCCAGCAATCCGAACACGATGGAAGGCACGGAAGACAAGGATTCCACACAAATCCGCAACGCGCCCGTGAATTTATTGTCCGGCGCATATTCAGCCATGTAAATCCCGGCACCGAGCCCAATCGGAATCGAAATCAGCAGTGAGATAAACAGAATATAGAAGGAATTGAACAATACCGGACCAATTCCGCCACCCGCATCGATCTCCTCAGGCTGCTTGATCAGAAAGTCCGGGCGCAAGGCAGGCAGGCCTTTGCTGAGGATGGTGAACAGCAGCCAGAAGATCAGCAGCATCACCAGCACGCCAAGTGTATAGAAGGCTGCCGTTGCGATGCGGTTGTTCCGCTGCGCGCGTGCCGTATATTTGGTACGTGAGAAGTTGCTCATGCGTTCTTCCCCCTTGTTCTGCCGAGAATGCGGATCACCAGGATCATCACAAAGGAAATCAGCAGCAGCAGGAAAGCCATCATATGCAGGGCATAGTTCCAGGTGGAATCAAACTCCACGTTGGAGATCTGCATTACGATATTGCTTGTGAGCACCGAGGTAGGCGCAAACAGCGATTTCGCCAACTGCGGCGTGTTGCCGATCACCATCACCACGGCCATCGTCTCGCCGACTGCACGCGTCATGCCAAGGATAACAGCCGAGAGGATACCTCTGCTGGACGCAGGCAGCACGACACGCATAATCACCTGCAGCCGGGTTGAGCCGAGCGCGTAGGCGGCATCGCGGTATTTGCGCGGCACGGAGACAATCGCATCGTCGCTGATCCGGCAAATCGTCGGCAGCACCATGATCGCCAGCACCAGCGCAGCGGCCAGCAGCCCGTCGCCCAGACTCTCGCCGCTGATCCGGCGCAGGAACGGCAGCAGCACGGTCAAGCCCAGATAGCCGTATACAATCGAGGGTATGCCTACGAGCAGATCTAGAACCGGGCGGATGAAGGTCTTCATCCAGCGCGGGGCAATTTCGGCGCAGAGCACCGCCATGCCCACCGATACCGGCACCGCAATCAGCAGGGTCAACGCTGTAAGCGAAAGTGTATTTACAATAAAGGCTGCCGCACCGAACGCATCCTCTTCCGGAGTCCAATTGAAGGAGAAGAAGAAATCCGCAGGCGAGATTTGTCCGAAGAGCAGCAGCGCCGTTTTGCCAATGAATAGAATGACCAGCCCCAGCACCAGACAAAGCGCTAGAATGCTGAAGGTAGAATAAATTGTAAACAGATTATTGCTCAGCAGATGTCTGCCATGACGTTTCGGGTCTGCATTGACTGCCGGGCCGTTGCCCTTGCCGTTCAGTGTGGCCGGCTCTTGGACTGGTGTCACCGATGTTCCCATACTTTCCCTCCTGTAAGCGGCCAGCCCGCGTGACTTCCGGGGCTGGCCGCTGTTGCCGTTCCTTGGTACTGTTAGTTGGAGAAGCCTAGTTCATTGCAGAGATTGGAATAAACTTCAGCTTTTTAAGTGAACCTTGCTGGAATTTCTTGCTCTGTACGTACTCGATGAAGGCTTTGGTAGCACCAGTTGGCTGGCCTTTAGTCATGTAATAACCGTATGCCCAAATCTTGTAGGAACCGTTGATTACATTCTCGGTAGTTGCTGCCACACCGTTAAATTTCACAGCCTTCACATCGCCGCTCACATATACCAGATCGATATAACCAATGGCGTTAGGCGTAGTGCCTACAGCTGTTTTCATGTCACCGCTTGATCCGGTTTCCTTGTAGTTCTTCTCTTTCTTGACAATGTCGCCGCCATCCAGAGCCTTAGCCTGGTAGTTAACCCGTGTACCGGAACCAAAAGCGCGGGTAATCACGACGATATCGGCGTCAGCACCGCCAACTTCCTTCCAGTTGCTGATTTTGCCGGAGTAGATTCCCTTCAGCTGCTCGGTGGTCAGATTGTCCACACCCACATTTTTATTGACGATGGTCGCAAAAGGAATTACTGCCACCTTATTGGCGACCTGTCCGTCAAAAGCCTTGAAGCCCGGCACATCCATGCTGGCATCCCAGTCACAGGCGCCGATATCGGCGATGCCTTTTTTGACGGCTTGCGGTCCGGTTACGGAGCCTTTGCCGGAGGCAGCGATCTTGACCTTGGGATTCATCTTCTGGAACTCCTTGGCTGCCTGCAGGGTCAGCGGGAGCAGCGCGGTAGAACCGTTTACTGTAATTTTGCCTTTCAGGGAACCGGCTGCAGCTGCGCCTCCGGCAAAAGCTGCGGATACCGCGATAACCGCGGTAAGCGCTGTGACTGTCATTTTTCTCAATAATTTCATGATAAATATCTCCTCCCGGCTCTATGCCGATAAATGTGGTTGAGGGCTGTTAGCCATCCTGTCGATGATCTGTGATCGCTTGCTGTTACTTCGTAAGCTGAGTAGCCTTGCCGTTCTCAACTGTCCACACAAGGCCGCCGCTGACCACTGCAAGCTTGCTGCCGTCCTGAGATACTGCTGCTTCAGATACATCTTCGGCTGTGCGGAACAGCTCGGTACGTGCGCCATTAGTGATCGAATAGATTATGGTACCGCCATCTGCCGTCAA
This window encodes:
- the tig gene encoding trigger factor codes for the protein MKATWEKIEKNLGVLEVEVEAERVTAALDKAFNKVVKKAIVPGFRKGKVPRPIFESRFGVESLYQDAIDILLPDVYGEAVEETGIFPVDRPEVDIEQFAKGQPFVFKAKITVKPEVKLGEYKGLEVPVVKAEVTEEELSAELARLQERHAELVVVEESAAANGDIAVIDFDGTVDGVQFEGGQAERHSLELGSNSFIPGFEEQVVGMATGDFKDVEVTFPETYHAENLAGKAAIFKVKLHEIKRKQLPELDDEFAKDVSEFETLEEYKADLKAQLESSKQEELKGARENAVVDKAAANAEVEIPSAMIDTEVETMVRDFDNRLRQQGMNMDMFLSFSGQTREDLQNQMRGDAEKRVRNNLVLEVIAKEEKIEVSAEEVEQELASMAESYKRSTEEIRNILASNGSLGSLNEEISLRKTIELLVSSSVEVEAAEVVEEAPAAEAEETKAE
- the pstA gene encoding phosphate ABC transporter permease PstA — its product is MSNFSRTKYTARAQRNNRIATAAFYTLGVLVMLLIFWLLFTILSKGLPALRPDFLIKQPEEIDAGGGIGPVLFNSFYILFISLLISIPIGLGAGIYMAEYAPDNKFTGALRICVESLSSVPSIVFGLLGLAIFAEYFDVGLTILGGGVSLALLNLPMLARVTEESIRAVPGDIREAGYALGMTKFHVIRKVVLPVAMPAIVTGICLVAGRAFGESAVIILTAGLSTSGEMWDFNLFSPGETLAVHLWYVQSEAIVEDARQIADKSAAVLVFVVLLINAAFRFPLWLGNRRRGH
- the pstC gene encoding phosphate ABC transporter permease subunit PstC yields the protein MGTSVTPVQEPATLNGKGNGPAVNADPKRHGRHLLSNNLFTIYSTFSILALCLVLGLVILFIGKTALLLFGQISPADFFFSFNWTPEEDAFGAAAFIVNTLSLTALTLLIAVPVSVGMAVLCAEIAPRWMKTFIRPVLDLLVGIPSIVYGYLGLTVLLPFLRRISGESLGDGLLAAALVLAIMVLPTICRISDDAIVSVPRKYRDAAYALGSTRLQVIMRVVLPASSRGILSAVILGMTRAVGETMAVVMVIGNTPQLAKSLFAPTSVLTSNIVMQISNVEFDSTWNYALHMMAFLLLLISFVMILVIRILGRTRGKNA
- a CDS encoding phosphate ABC transporter substrate-binding protein; its protein translation is MKLLRKMTVTALTAVIAVSAAFAGGAAAAGSLKGKITVNGSTALLPLTLQAAKEFQKMNPKVKIAASGKGSVTGPQAVKKGIADIGACDWDASMDVPGFKAFDGQVANKVAVIPFATIVNKNVGVDNLTTEQLKGIYSGKISNWKEVGGADADIVVITRAFGSGTRVNYQAKALDGGDIVKKEKNYKETGSSGDMKTAVGTTPNAIGYIDLVYVSGDVKAVKFNGVAATTENVINGSYKIWAYGYYMTKGQPTGATKAFIEYVQSKKFQQGSLKKLKFIPISAMN